One Drosophila kikkawai strain 14028-0561.14 chromosome 3L, DkikHiC1v2, whole genome shotgun sequence genomic window carries:
- the ect gene encoding uncharacterized protein ect isoform X1, with translation MKFVILLCVLSALLLQIEASPLQRLSRSERAVSRQQTVNNEVAPAVAPADDDEDDDDDEDDDDEPDLGDLIDDDDDDDEEEDDDDEEEDDTPQGQAAPAATASDDDEEDDDDDDYLDRLFDDILGDDDDEDDDDEVAPAASAQQSSVAAAPAQNLAEVAPAAASSVSSGISDGVDLPAESGNAAEPLAAGNAADESVSAAVAPAQAAAASSNNEGIAGADDEEADDDDDDDDDDIIGDDIIEAREARDLKNNVIDMSSDAFQTRHNHFIDAIFSRINRIVADNFDPFVVRLAGRSASPVGLKGSLRKEIVTSEIGGHKKLKNTRSEPRSTSSNQEKAAQEAAVKLQEQLTQLQSELAIKAVEKKPSESQDPAAPAPADASTSTSAKAETRTVSRPKSGQKKSSSTNNNSQNKHNSTKKASGLKSGNYNQPAGSSKAGAEVEKLQKAEGSLSGLASLKRVGNVKVISDAEGRNSTIKAKFTLGPLILRVQKSFKKGSVRSVKSATARTNEMIGRIKFSVLDDRATLMSIKVQQPKQVEVESKDNHDRTREFVWRRTPKIAKLVNEKLKLAAESLFAPQGVEVVRL, from the exons ATGAAGTTCGTGATTTTGCTGTGCGTGCTGAGCGCGTTGCTGCTGCAAATCGAGGCATCGCCCCTGCAGCGTCTCTCGAGGAGCGAGCGAGCTGTGTCCCGCCAGCAGACGGTTAACAACGAGGTGGCTCCGGCGGTGGCTCCCGCTGACGATGATgaggacgatgacgatgacgaggacgatgatgatgagccCGATCTGGGAGATCTgatcgatgatgatgatg atgatgacgaggaggaggatgacgatgatgaggaggaggatgacACGCCCCAGGGACAGGCTGCTCCGGCGGCCACGGCcagcgatgatgatgaggaggatgatgatgatgatgactatCTGGACAGGCTGTTCGATGACATCCTGGGAG atgacgatgatgaggatgatgatgatgaggttGCCCCCGCCGCCAGCGCTCAGCAGAGCTCGGTGGCCGCCGCTCCTGCCCAGAACCTGGCCGAAGTGGCTCCTGCTGCCGCCTCCTCAGTGAGCTCTGGCATTTCCGATGGCGTTGACCTGCCCGCCGAGTCCGGAAATGCGGCTGAGCCCTTGGCCGCCGGAAATGCCGCCGATGAGTCCGTTTCCGCTGCCGTGGCTCCGGCCCAGGCTGCGgctgccagcagcaacaacgaaG GTATCGCCGGTGCCGATGACGAGGAggccgatgatgatgatgacgacgacgacgatgacatCATTGGCGATGACATCATCGAGGCCCGCGAAGCAC GTGACCTGAAGAACAACGTCATCGACATGTCCTCGGATGCCTTCCAGACCCGTCACAACCACTTCATCGATGCCATCTTCTCGAGGATCAATCGCATCGTGGCGGATAACTTTGATCCCTTTGTGGTTCGTCTGGCAGGACGATCGGCCTCGCCTGTGGGTCTCAAGGGTAGCCTGAGGAAGGAGATTGTCACCAGCGAGATTGGAGGTCACAAGAAGTT GAAGAACACGCGCTCGGAACCTCGTTCCACTAGCAGCAATCAGGAGAAGGCCGCACAGGAGGCTGCGGTGAAGCTGCAGGAGCAATTGACGCAATTACAGTCCGAGCTGGCCATCAAAGCTGTGGAAAAGAAGCCCAGCGAATCGCAGGACCCTgctgcccctgcccctgccGATGCCTCTACCTCTACCTCTGCAAAGGCGGAAACGCGCACCGTGTCCCGACCAAAATCTGGTCAAAAGAAGTCCTCGTcgaccaacaacaacagccagaACAAGCACAACAGCACGAAAAAGGCGTCCGGCCTGAAATCTGGTAACTACAATCAGCCGGCGGGGTCCTCGAAGGCGGGTGCCGAGGTGGAGAAGCTGCAGAAGGCCGAGGGTAGCCTCTCCGGATTGGCCTCCCTCAAGCGAGTGGGCAACGTGAAGGTGATCAGCGATGCCGAGGGACGCAACTCCACGATCAAGGCCAAGTTCACCCTGGGCCCGCTGATCCTGCGCGTGCAAAAGTCCTTCAAGAAGGGCAGCGTGAGGAGCGTAAAGAGCGCCACGGCCAGGACCAACGAGATGATCGGACGCATCAAGTTTAGTGTTTTGGATGACCGGGCCACCCTGATGTCCATCAAGGTGCAGCAGCCCAAGCAG GTGGAGGTGGAGAGCAAGGACAATCACGACCGCACCCGCGAGTTTGTGTGGCGACGCACACCCAAAATCGCCAAATTGGTCAACGAAAAGCTGAAACTGGCAGCCGAATCTCTGTTTGCCCCCCAGGGCGTTGAGGTTGTCAGGCTCTAA
- the ect gene encoding coiled-coil domain-containing protein 1 isoform X2, with protein sequence MKFVILLCVLSALLLQIEASPLQRLSRSERAVSRQQTVNNEVAPAVAPADDDEDDDDDEDDDDEPDLGDLIDDDDDDDEEEDDDDEEEDDTPQGQAAPAATASDDDEEDDDDDDYLDRLFDDILGDDDDEDDDDEVAPAASAQQSSVAAAPAQNLAEVAPAAASSVSSGISDGVDLPAESGNAAEPLAAGNAADESVSAAVAPAQAAAASSNNEGIAGADDEEADDDDDDDDDDIIGDDIIEAREARDLKNNVIDMSSDAFQTRHNHFIDAIFSRINRIVADNFDPFVVRLAGRSASPVGLKGSLRKEIVTSEIGGHKKLQFCIACVDVIAARVGRQHKVR encoded by the exons ATGAAGTTCGTGATTTTGCTGTGCGTGCTGAGCGCGTTGCTGCTGCAAATCGAGGCATCGCCCCTGCAGCGTCTCTCGAGGAGCGAGCGAGCTGTGTCCCGCCAGCAGACGGTTAACAACGAGGTGGCTCCGGCGGTGGCTCCCGCTGACGATGATgaggacgatgacgatgacgaggacgatgatgatgagccCGATCTGGGAGATCTgatcgatgatgatgatg atgatgacgaggaggaggatgacgatgatgaggaggaggatgacACGCCCCAGGGACAGGCTGCTCCGGCGGCCACGGCcagcgatgatgatgaggaggatgatgatgatgatgactatCTGGACAGGCTGTTCGATGACATCCTGGGAG atgacgatgatgaggatgatgatgatgaggttGCCCCCGCCGCCAGCGCTCAGCAGAGCTCGGTGGCCGCCGCTCCTGCCCAGAACCTGGCCGAAGTGGCTCCTGCTGCCGCCTCCTCAGTGAGCTCTGGCATTTCCGATGGCGTTGACCTGCCCGCCGAGTCCGGAAATGCGGCTGAGCCCTTGGCCGCCGGAAATGCCGCCGATGAGTCCGTTTCCGCTGCCGTGGCTCCGGCCCAGGCTGCGgctgccagcagcaacaacgaaG GTATCGCCGGTGCCGATGACGAGGAggccgatgatgatgatgacgacgacgacgatgacatCATTGGCGATGACATCATCGAGGCCCGCGAAGCAC GTGACCTGAAGAACAACGTCATCGACATGTCCTCGGATGCCTTCCAGACCCGTCACAACCACTTCATCGATGCCATCTTCTCGAGGATCAATCGCATCGTGGCGGATAACTTTGATCCCTTTGTGGTTCGTCTGGCAGGACGATCGGCCTCGCCTGTGGGTCTCAAGGGTAGCCTGAGGAAGGAGATTGTCACCAGCGAGATTGGAGGTCACAAGAAGTT GCAATTCTGTATTGCTTGTGTAGACGTTATAGCTGCCCGAGTGGGCAGGCAACACAAGGTAAGGTAA